The genomic interval AACGTCGAGCTAGTCTCACTGGTCACTCTCTGATAATCGAGGAAGATTGCATACCTAAAGTCTCGCATTCCAACATATCATCCCCATTCCAGACCCTCCAACTTGAATACAACGTACATcccaccttttcctccacCACAGGTCTGCCCACAGGACCAAGATACCACCCATCATCCGATAACGCAAGGAAACGGAGACCATAACTTCTAATCTGATATCATCATCTTTTGTCGTCCCCTCTCAAGCTTGGATTTGTcccgtggtggtgatgcaaAGCGGAGGCTGACCAACCGCGCGCCCGCTTGTGACGGAGCCAGGGCCCGAAAGCTCCGGCGAGACAACCACATCCCACTTCTGGGCTCGTTGTGGGTCTCGGTATTCCTCTGTAGATCTGGCGGGCCGGGAGCCGGTATCTTTGAGAGATCATGATGTACCTATTCGTGATGACTTGAGTGTGAGAAAGTTCATCGGCCGCAAGGCATCATTTACGTGAGATAGGTAGGGCAACTGTGCAACTTGTGTTGTTATACCTTGAGGTTTACGCTATGCATAGAAAGAAAGCTATTCGATGAAGGGAATTTTCAGGATCCGAATTGTTGTCATTTTGATCTCGCAACATGAATAAGCCTGGCAGGAGATGGCGTAGATGGTTATCGCAATGGGGTAGATTGTTCTCTGTTATCGGGATGGAGGCCTGATAGCCTCGCTTGTCGCCCAACGGGTTGCTTTCGTCATTGGGGATGACCGGGTAGGCGGTGCGCTTCAAGAGGCTGGCCAAGGAGTAACCATCGAGATCATGCTCGGCTTGCCCAGTTTGTGCTGCCTGGGGGCCTGGGGGCCTGTAAgccgttggagatgaggCGTATGATCGGCCATAGTGGGGATGAATGTCACGCACTGGAGATGACGCACCCTTGAGACGATgcagctgatgatgatgtcttgCATGACTGCAGCTTGTTGGTTGTATACCGGCACCCAAAATCCACGAAGTAAGTCCAATGTGCTTTCGCAAGATAAATATCGGGTGTGTCTTCTGGCGCCACCCCACCGAGACACTGCGCTCGGAGACATGGTCTGCTTCCTGTTGACTCCCTAGATACTTTGAGGTGATCATGGGCCTTATATCCCTCACGGTCAGCCTCGTCGTAAAAAACCGTGAATTTGACACGTCCACTTCGGGCATTGCGAATGCAGTATAGGTATGAAGGTATGTATCAGGGCTCGGCTGAGAACCGCCGCCCGCCTATCAGGATCACTGGGGAAACCGTGGATGCCTTTCTAGTAACTGCACGCGGGAGGAAACGTACGAGATTTTCAATTTGGCTTTACACCAGACACGCGTGAGAGGATATCAGATGTCAATTGAGTGTTTCTGATGATCTGGTCGAAAGATACGAGGCTAGGTATCACTTCCACTGGGGACCCAAGGCTACCTAAGATAATCTAGCAGTGGGTTTTGGGCTGtaccagctcctccacatGACATTGACACCTTTACCCTTTTCGAAGTTCTAGTTTGCAAGGCGATTGTCGTTGGGTTTGCccatatcatcatccacccagAACCCGACAGCCCAGAGCCTCGCATGATCTTTGCCAATCACAACATCCTCCAGTTTGTCCCAATCATCTAGCAGACCTCTGAGAACTTCAATTGTGTTCTGAGTGGGAGTCTTGCACTTGAACTCGAAAAGGTGCCAGGGCTGAGTTGGACCAGCGTTACCATAGATGTTCAAATCCACACGCCTCAGGTCATTGTAGACGAACGTCTCGCGTCTCAGTCCGGCGCCTGTGTTATATCCACGCAGATCAGCTCAAGTTCGATGTCAGGGTCATAGGACATGAAATCTATTTCATCGTCCCGTTTAGTTGCACAGCTAGACGGTATCCCAAATCAGCTTGCAACCATGCTTCCCAACCATATCCGAATTGATGAATGCGTGAGACTTTCTAACTGATCTCTTTCACCCAACCCATAATGATCTTTTTGATGGGTTCTGGCTTGTCCGGGCTGAAGTAGGCTGCCTGCATGGAAGACATGGTGAAGCTGGGCTGCTTTGAGACAGACTCTCAACAAAAGGTTGAATGAGtgtgtgatgatgacgaactTGGTGCTTTTCGACTTTGGATGATTGCAGAGACCTTTAAGTATGTAGAGGGCAGCACTCAGGCTCAGGTTCTTATTCTCGTGGAATGAGATGGAGCCGAATGCTTGATCCAGTGTGAACGACTCCGCCAAACGGCAGCCTGATCGTCAACCATTCCCGAGGAAGCATAGAAGAAATCACCTGGACCATTAAAGAAGTTCATTTCCACCCAGGAATACATTGCACATCCCTTGCTTGACCGAGAGCGAGAACGTCCGATGACCTCGCAATGAGTTCCAGCTCAGCTCCATTGTGGGCACGAAGTGTGTGTGGGGATTCCGTCATGTTCAATGTTGCTCCGGCGGTTAAAACCGAACCTTTCCAAACTTGTGATGTTTGAATGGATGTGAAAGAACTTCAATAGTCATCTTTAGTCATTCTCGCAGACCATTCCATCATTCCAAGTATTGAAATGGCGCAGACATCCAAATTCGGTAGGTTTCATCGTTCGTTGGCTAGACCCCGCTATGACTTTTCAGCTGGTGATATGTATGCAGGAACCTCACTTGAGCGGCTACCAGGGTTTCTATTGGATTTCAGCTGGCTGAAAGGTTACTCGCGAAGCACGCGGAGGATCGGTCGCAAATTTTGACGTGATAGTGTAGACTCCTATATTCTGTACGACGTAATCGGCTGAATACGTGAAGCGCGGTAAACGTGGAAACTTCGACATTTCATCACGGTGATAGACGAGGCTCTTTGAGCACCGAAGATGGATGTGATGTGATCAGTTCATCTTAGCAATCGGGGTTCTCCTATCTCCGACACCACCTGGTCTGAAGTTAAGCTAA from Podospora pseudoanserina strain CBS 124.78 chromosome 6, whole genome shotgun sequence carries:
- a CDS encoding hypothetical protein (EggNog:ENOG503PERK); translated protein: MSSMQAAYFSPDKPEPIKKIIMGWVKEISAGLRRETFVYNDLRRVDLNIYGNAGPTQPWHLFEFKCKTPTQNTIEVLRGLLDDWDKLEDVVIGKDHARLWAVGFWVDDDMGKPNDNRLAN